DNA sequence from the Salvelinus fontinalis isolate EN_2023a chromosome 33, ASM2944872v1, whole genome shotgun sequence genome:
GGAATAACATGTTGAACTGGTCGAACCACCCAGAAATGACAATCTTTCCCTTTGTTGATGTAGTCTAGCTTATTCTGCTTTTCGCTAGATTCTCCTATATTAATTTACAAGCTTCACAAAATGTGGGTTCAAGTGGCCTCTGTCCACAGTCAGAAACAACACAATTTGTGTGAATTCGTGTCATGACAAGTCTGTGTGCGCTGTAATATGAATAACACGCATGGTTCTCTTAGTCAGGTTATAGTCCTATTCTTTCCTAACAGAGAAAAGGGGCATGTCAATACTCGGCAAAATATGCATTGGTCACAATGGCTTTGGCATTTTGTAGAACTTGAGTTGATTCATATGCTACATGGAGTTGTCCTCGTATTCTGTGGTTAGATTAGCAGGATCATAGTGTCACATGGATATGGTAAAACACTTACCGTCCGCTTCTCCAGTGTCAGTAACAGCACAATGTTATATAGGCCTGGTGCTGTGATTGGCTGGAGTTCTGATATGAACAGTGTGCCAATGGAGGGTGTGTACCAGTGCATTACTCTGAGGGCTGTTGAATATGAGAACTGGTCTGTTGTTGTGAAATCTCGCTACTGCCGTTTGAATGCCACACTGCAGTAgagccatctctccctcttctgtGTGTCCAGCTActttctctactcctcctcaCCACCCTGTCTCCTCAGGCTGCAGGTCCTAATGTGGAGGCGGAGCAGAACTTGCGTTGAGCACGTGCCTGTGTTGCCATGGGGTCACCCCCCTTGTTCCTGCTCCTCCTGGGCCTGACCCCTATGCTCCGCCTGACTGTTCATACCTTCCACACGTCTGCCCCTCCCCCggctcctcctccctcctgtggGCCGGGCCAGTCCTGGGCCGTCCGGCTGCACACAGACTCAGAGCTGCTGGAGGCTGAAGGCTCCACCCTTCACGAGCTGGCCAGCAGGGTGGCTGAGCAGGCTGGCCTGGAGAACAGGGGCCAGATAGGGCAGCTGGAGGGCCACTACCTGCTCTGTGCCGGGCCTGAGGGGGAAGGCAGGCCGGGGGACGTGCTGGCAGCCCACCCTCATGTGCTCTGGCACTCCCAGGAGCAGGTCCTCAGCCGCTCCAAGAGGGCAATAGCCTTCAATGACCCCAGATACCCATTACAGTGGCACCTGGTGAGAATTAGGCCTAATCTGTCTTCTTCTTTATTTTTCTTCAGAACTGTTTCATAGCTAAGCAATATTCAGATCTACTTACTGCACACCTATAGCCTATAGAATATTAAAATCTACTTACTGCACACATATAGCTTATAGAATATTCAAATCTACTTACTGCACACATATAGTCTATAGAATATTCAAATCTACTTACTACACACTTATAGCCTATATAATATTAAAATCTACTTACTGCACACATATAGTCTATAGAATATTCAAATCTACTTACTACACACTTATAGCCTATAGAATATTCAGATCTGTAAGAATGCACAGTACTTTTTAAACTGTCGGTTATATGCCACGTTTATTTTCATTCCTCATTTGCAAACAATATCTTCAACTCTAACCTTTGTCACTTCCttgctcttctcctcctctccacccacccGCAGCACAACGATGTCAGGGTGGGCATGGACATCAATGTGACTGGTGTATGGGAGCACAACATCACAGGGACAGGGGTGACAGTGGTGGTCGTGGACGATGGGGTTCAGCACACCCTCCAGGACATTCAGCCAAACTATGTGAGTTTCATACTGGCCACATCTAGGCCTATTTCCTTTTGAAGCTTTTTACTATTAAAATGGGTAAGCTGACGCACACCCCAAAGTCTTTTGTAGAGGTTCTGATTTACGGAGAGTAAACTATTAAAAGAAAGTAGGTCACAGACTCTAATTATGCTTCCAAATATTTTATGGGTATCTCAACCAACGTTCCGGCACACTTCTTCAGGGTTAGGGTTCAGTGCACCGAAGAAGGCACAGTGTGCCATAACATTTCTGGGAGCATAATTAGTGACTTTGTTTCTTTTTAAAGCATTTTGCTGATGTCTTCATGTAGTATGTTCTTTTCCAAATTCATATTCTCACATGCTTTATTCTTGACAAATACAAATGTTCTCGTGCTTCATTCTGTCCCTTTAGAGTCCAGAGGGCAGTTATGACTTGAACTCCAATGACCCAGACCCCATGCCCCACCCGGACGCCCGCAGTGACAACCACCATGGCACGCGCTGCGCTGGGGAGATCGCCGCTGTCTCCAACAACAGCTTCTGCGCTGTGGGCGTGGCCTATGGCAGTAAAGTGGCAGGTACATTGTGTGTTTGGAAAGCATGGTTATGGTAACCGTCAGAAGATTTtacagggttgtattcattagtgcacaccttAGTAAATAGTTTTGCACGGAAAATGAACATTTGTGTTGCTTTTTGGACAAGATCGGGTAGTACCTCTCTGTTTGTCCTTTTCTTCAGTTTGGTGCCTAGGGGGGAATTCAGACCCAAGATAGGCGCGCATAAATTGAACTTTTCTCTCTACGAGTATTCTGATCTTGAACGCATGTGACAGCCAGCTAAACGTTTGGGGTGGATATCATAGAAATTGAGGTGCCAGAGGTGTAcaccgtattctgaccttgacttaattcccttataattccaccacctttacgcgCAAGGAAACCATGACTAATGTCGAGCACCTGTCGATTCCAAGTAGAAAAAACATCTatttcatttacattacatttacatttacatttaagtcatttagcagacgctcttatccagagcgacttacaaatgggtgcattcaccttatgatatccagtggaacaaccactttacaatagtgcatctaactcttttaaggggggggggtttagaaggattactttatcctatcctaggtattccttaaagaggtggggtttcaggtgtctccggaaggtggtgattgactccgctgacctggcgtcgtgagggagtttgttccaccattggggtgccagagcagcaaacagttttgactgggctgagcgggaactgtacttcctcagaggtagggaggcgagcaggccagaggtggatgaacgcagtgcccttgtttgggtgtagggcctgatcagagcctgaaggtacggaggtgccgttcccctcacagctccgtaggcaagcaccatggtcttgtagcggatgcgagcttcaactggaagccagtggagagagcggaggagcggggtgacgtgagagaacttattaataataatataaaaaaaaataacttattaTTAACTTAATTTCCAATAGTAATGACACCATTCTCCATGCATGGTAATGTATAATTGATAagggctacagttgaagtcggaagtttacatatacttaggttggagttattaaaactcatttttcaaccactccacaaatttcttgttaacaaactatagttttggcaagtcggttaggacatctactttgtgcatgacacaagtaatttttccaacaattgtttacagacagattatttcacttatcattcactgtatcacaattccagtgggtcaaaaatgtacatacactaagttgactatgcctttaaacagcttggaaacttccagaaaatgatgttatggctttagaagcttctgattggctaattgacggtgtacctgtggatgtatttcaaggcctaccttcaaactcggtgcctctttgcttgacatcattggaaaatcaaaagaaatcagcaaagacctcagaatttttttttgtagaccttcacaagtctggttcatccttgggagcaatttccaaacgcctgaaggtaccacgttcatctgtacaaacaataatacacaagtataaacaccatgggaccacgcagccgtcataccgctcaggaaggagacgcgttctctcctagagatgaacgtactttggtacttttctagggacaattaggaggcctgcgtctttaGACCGTAGCGTAcatataggtatgtacggcagaaccatatcggaaagataggtaggagcaagcccatgtaatgctttgtaggttagcagtaaaaccttgaaatcagcccttgccttaacaggaagccagtgtagggaggctagcactggagtaatatgatacatttttttggttctagtcaggattctagcagccatatttagcactaactgaagtttatttagtgctttatccgggtagcaggaaagtagagcattgcggtagtctaacctagaagtaataaacgcatggatacatttttctgcatcatttttggacagaaagtttctgatttttgcaatgttacgtagatggaaaaaagctgtccttgaaacagtcttgatatgttcgtcaaaagagagatcagggtccagagtaacgccgaggtccttcacagttttatttgaaacGACTtaacaaccatcaagattaattgtcagattcaacagaagatctctttgtttcttgggatctagaacaagcatctctgttttgtccgagtttaaaagtagaacgttttcagccatccacttccttatgtctgaaacacaggcttctagcgagggcaattttggggcttcaccatgtttcattgaaatgtacagctgtgtgtcatccggtgtcatccgcatagcagtgaaagttaacattatgttttcgaattacattcccaagaggtaaaatatatagtgaaaacaatagtggtcctaaaacggaaccttgaggaacaccgaaatgtacagttgatttgtcagaggacaaaccattcacagaaactgatatctttccgacagataagatctaaaccaggccagaacttgtccgtgtagaccaatttgggtttccaatcactccaaaagaatgtggtgatcgatggtatcaaaggcagcactaaggtctaggagcacgaggacagatgcagagcctcggtctgccgccattaaaaggtaatttaccaccttcacaagtgcagtctcagtgctatgatggggtctaaaaccagactgaagcatttcgtatacattgtttgtcttcaggaaggcagtgagttgctgtgcaacagctttttctaaaaatgttgagaggaatggaagattcaatataggccgatagttttttatattttctgggtcaaggtttggctttttcaagagaggctttattactggcacttttagtgagtttggtacacatccggtggatagagagccgtttattatgttcaacataggagggccaagcacaggaagcagctctttcagcagtttagttggaatagggtccagtatgcagcttgacggtttagaggccatgattattttcatcattgtgtcaagagatatagtactaaaacacttgagtgtctctcttgatcctaggtcctggcagagttgtacagactcaggacagctgagctttggaggaatacgcagatttaaagaggagtccgtaatttgctttctaatgatcatgatcttttcctcaaagaagttcatgaatttattactgctgaagtgaaagccatcctcacttggggaatgctgttttttagttagctttgcgacagtatcaaaaagaaatgttggattgttcttattttcctcaattaagttggaaaaataggatgatcgagcagcagtgagggctcttcgatactgcacagtactgtctttccaagctagtcggaagacttccagtttggtgtggcgccatttccgttccaattttctggaagcttgcttcagagctcggttattttctgtataccagggagctagtttcttatgacaaatgtttttagtttttaggggtgcaactgcatctagggtattgcgcaaggttaaattgagttcctcagttaggtggttaacttatttttgtcctctgacgtccttgcgtaggcagagggagtctggaagggcatcaaggaatctttgtgttgtctgagaatttagagcacgacttttgatgctgtcacgttcctgacctgttttctgttgtttttgtatgtgtttagttggtcagggcgtgagttggggtgggcattctatgttatgtgtttctatgttgggtgtaatgtgttgcctgatatggttctcaattagaggcaggtgtttgacgtttcctctgattgagaaccatattaaggtaggctgttctcactgtttgtttgtgggtgattgttcctgtgtctgttgcactacacgggactgtttcgtttgttaatTCGTaaggttagtctgttcctgttcgtgcgttcttcgtgttattgtatgttctcatgttcaggtctgtctacgtcgttttgttgttttgtagttattcaagtgtagttcgtgtcagtgttcgtcttgttgaATAAATTCTTTcatgtcttcatacctcgctgcgtgttggtccgatccatgctcctcctcatccgaggaggaggaattagacgagcgttacagaatcacccaccaacaaaggatcaagcagcgggttaacgggcaGCAGCCCGTTTTGATTAACGGATGTCCTATACACCCAAGCTATTCATCTTCATCTACATCTTCTTCAAACCTACTGAGTTTATTTATGCCCTCTAGAATGTTTTAATTATATGTCCAGGCTTTTctccattacatttttttttgtatcATTCTAAATATTATCCTCTATCGGTAGCCACTGTCAGTAATTCCCAAATACATTTATAACTAActttttagtgttagtttccttcaaTTTGTGGTCTACATTTTGCATCATTCTTTTCTGCTTACCTTCCTTTCCTCTGTCATGTCTGTGTAGTTGTTCCTGAGGATTGCTAGCAATAGTGGAACATTTTAGGCTAACGCTGTGCAATAGTTTGGGACATGGTAGCCTAtttcagggtttcccaaactcggttcaCCGGATATCAAGGGGTGCTAGTTTAGTTTTTTGccttaacactacacagctgactcaaatgatcaaagcttgatgattagttgattatttgaatcagctgtgtagtgctagggcaaaaatcaAAACtttgcaccccttggggtcccgaggactgagtttgggaaatcctggcctatttgaatcattTATGGAACTCATACCACACTTATCAGTGTGAGCCTGGTGCACGGTTCACGACAACTGGATCGTTGTCATACAGTTCCATTATTAGTAGGGTAGATTTCTAGAGCTAttgttcaacccctattgtacACTTTTCTCACCTTCCAATATTTTATGGCTTGATCAATTTGAATATGGCAACTTTCATGAGTCAAACCACCGTTTTTTTCATTCATCAATATATTTTGTgcgtaaaggctctccaaaccaATTTTTTATGATTCATAAATACTTTCATAACCCTAAATTATCTACAAGATCAGAGTGTTTTAAAATCTACAAATTTGTTGCTGAAACGGAGACAAATAAGcatatatttaaatgtatttatttattttattgatcCCTAATGTTCTGAACCCGTTCTCTATATATTATATTGTCTGTCGAGAAAATTCTAATTAAAGGTACaccgtatttaaagggatggctttagATAAATGTGCTGAAAACCCCATAGAATAAAAATTCCATGAggaaatctgttggccagcaagtgggagggttttcagcagtTTAATTCATTGTATTCAGTGCGTGTAAAGGAGCCACTCCCAAAGAGCTCGCTGTGCACCTGCATAAGGTACGGCTGAATACCAAATACTGAGAAATGCTTAAATCAACCCTTGTGAATACAACCCTGGTCTGGTTAGGTGCTATCATGGCCCTAGTTTGGTGTAGTTTGTTGTTATCAGATTCGTATGTTTTGAAGTCCTTTCTTCACGTCATGTTTTGTCTGTTCAGGTATCAGAGTCCTGGATGGTCCGCTCACAGACAGTATGGAGGCGGTGGCTTTCAACAAGCACTACCAGATCAACGATGTCTACAGCTGCAGGTACAACAGCGTGCAGCTCAGCCTCGCAGGACTCTGAACATGCTTGGTTTGCTTATAATCTCAGCATAAAGCAAAATATTAACCGGAATATACAGCCAACCACAGTTCTAAGCGTGGTTATAAAGAAATGCCTCTCTCTCTAGATTTTTTCTCCGCTGCTCTAATGGCTGTAGGAAAAATGTGTCTGACTCAACTGTACTCTCTTCCCTTTCCTCCTCAGTTGGGGTCCTGACGATGATGGCCGCACTGTCGATGGACCACACCCCTTGGGCAAGGTTAGCGTGGATACAACATACGTTACTACACACAACCCATTTCTAACAAATTTTACCAGTCCTAggctgcattccaaacacttaagacacaccctcagccctcaaattaaatggacacttctgatgacgtctGACGAGTTTACACTTGCAGGTCAAGGtgcgagggaggaaggaaggatttttaaatggaccacccTTGCCCAGAAATGTGTCACTCGTTCATCCCGCGATGATTGTTTTTTGTCATCCAccggtagcttgtgggtgctttatatgcgctacagtcaattatcattgcatgtctacttatattaactatataattattaatatacgtCTACTGTATGATGGCAAAAGCAAATGAATgacctaactaacgttagcctgcctagctggaacttctgaagaaggaacatgttttatttctacaatttccaaaagctaaccaGACAAAAACATTACTTTTGCGAGACGTGTTTGTGccgtcatgtgcattagtagcacaatttctaacttatttacattcgtttttacatacacttgtatgttgacttctccatatTGACGTTGAGTTATTAAGTCTTAGTGGATTTACATTCATcgcgaattgaattatggggcgtttcaggccctgaagtgaacataattgtacactcgcaaacacgatcaaaaacgagggctgaggggcttactTTGTGAACTTCCATTGTTTGGACTGACGTCCAAGATGGTGACAGCGAGGGTAAGTGGAGGAGGGTGTGTCTTTGATGAGTTTGAAACGCAGCCCTAGTCTCCTTATAGAAATGCATTTCTGCACCACTCTTCGGTACCAGCAGAGGGCAGTATACTGTTGCTCTCAAGGGCACGGTTTGTGTGAGTTTCTTATgagacaaaaaaaaaagaaaacacatCCCTTACACACGTAcatgcacatatacacacacacactctgacttgAGACAAAGTGCCTGGCTTTTTCTGGTCATGTTCGTTTCCTAGGTGTGCCTCACTCCCTGAATGGCGTTGGCAGGCACTGTGGAAATGAATCAAAACCACCAAATCCCCTCAGCCAGTCCTCGTGGTCTAATAGAAATTTGTGCTAGCTACTGCTTCCAGCTTTTCACAAACCTAAGAATGGCGGTATACACACAGGATAGGATTATAATGACATACGCtgactataccaaacattagaaacaccttccaTGGACCCTACAATGTGTCAAGCGttcaacagggatgctggcccacgttgactccaatgcttcccacagttgtgtcaagttggctggatgtcttttgggtggtggaccattcttgatacacacaggaaaatgttgagcatgaaaaacccagctgcgttgcagttcttgacacaaaacggtgcgcctggcacctactaccataccccgttcaaaggcatttaaatcttttgtctttccccTTCAcccctgaatggcacacatacacaatccatgtctcacggctttcaaatccttctttaacccgtctcctcccctttatctacactgatttgaagtggatttaacaggtgacctcaataagggatcatagctttcacctggattcacctggtcagtatatgtcatggaaaatgttttgtatactcaataTTGAATATTCAGGTATGACTAGGCCTGTGATTGCTGCTATGTACTCTGGTTGGCTGTATTAGTCTGCAAGAAGTTACTAGGCGTGACTAACTGAAGCAAATGTTTCCTTGTTTGGCCTGTAGGCGGCGCTGCAGCACGGAGTGATTGCTGGCAGACGGGGCTTTGGCAGTATCTTTGTCGTCGCCAGTGGCAACGGGGGCCAGTACGAGGACAACTGCAACTACGATGGCTATGCTAACTCAATCTACACTGTTACCATTGGTCAGTGAATAGGAGcaatgttgtctgtctctgtgtctgtgtgttgaatgtttctaaccgtgtgtgtgtgtctcttgtaGGAGCAGTAAATGAGGAAGGGAAGATGCCCTTCTATGCTGAGGAGTGTGCCTCCATGCTGGCTGTCACCTTCAGCAGTGGGGGCAGAACGCTGCGTAGTATTGTGAGTCTGTACTgctagtaacacacacaccatttcGAGGGAGTTTTCACACATGGTTCTGAGCTATAGTTTGAATCCAAGTTCGGTTATTTGTTacattgtattttttttctccatttggtCCGTTTGGGTTCACATTGCCAAATGTCAAACAAACTAAAATGCCTAAACTACCACGTGTTCATGCAATTCCATGGTTTATCGGGGATTTAATGCAAGCATTTTTCTATCTATGATTATCAAGAAGCATAACTTGTGTGTTCCAAACTTCATATTGCTTTCGCTTTGGTTTTCCAACAACATGCAGGGATAAACAGCGCAATAGCCACTCTAACTCTGACGTGAATAGGCAATTTTCCATAGCCTATATCCCAGCCCCCCTCTCCCCTAACATGCATCGGATGTGCTCATAAATACGCTGCTTCTTACAGAATGTCTCAGAGATACCAAGTTATACTGCGTGCATTTCATCAAATGCTCTGTCAAACAGACAATAATACTGCGCACCTCTGGTGCTTTTCCTGTGTTTGGTCCTGCATTCTCACCTGCAGTGAACTGCACCACGGTACCAATGGAATCCCCCTTACAAAGACTTGTTGTGCCTAGGCCCTTAAGACATAGATTGAGAAAGTTGGACAGTCGGATGATGACAGATGATACTGTACTGTGCCAATCAGACATCTTTGAGTGAGGTAGAGAGGACACATTGATGGCTAGTGAGTTAAAGGAAAAccaccccaaaaaatatattttggcgtTTGTTTcgttagtccattgttgatatagtcccagaatgttttgcatgtccgcaatcaagttttcaagattgcttaactttcaaaatacagaaatacagccggtatgaggCATTTTGCGTTCAATGATGGTGTGTTTTGAGCGAGGGCAAAGGAGATGGGAAGCTAGAGAGGAGAGCTGTAAGGCAAAGCTCTCTGTTTGCTGCTGTTTGTTGCCATCTCCTGGGTGACATGGTTTGGCCGGGTGATGTAAGCCCTGTGCCAAAACCCTCAACCGGCATCCGGGACTTCCTGAAAAGCCAAATACACAGGCCAAGTGGTTTTTCTACCCTGTCGCACAAGTGCTCTGCACATACTATCCCACATGGCacagtattccctatatagagcactgctTTTGATCAGTAGTGCTCTATACACGGAACAGGGTGGCGTTTGGGATACCGCCACTGTATCCACCCACCAGCACAACCGCTTCTAGCTACCATGTGCTATGCTGCACTGCCA
Encoded proteins:
- the LOC129832324 gene encoding proprotein convertase subtilisin/kexin type 7-like, translating into MGSPPLFLLLLGLTPMLRLTVHTFHTSAPPPAPPPSCGPGQSWAVRLHTDSELLEAEGSTLHELASRVAEQAGLENRGQIGQLEGHYLLCAGPEGEGRPGDVLAAHPHVLWHSQEQVLSRSKRAIAFNDPRYPLQWHLHNDVRVGMDINVTGVWEHNITGTGVTVVVVDDGVQHTLQDIQPNYSPEGSYDLNSNDPDPMPHPDARSDNHHGTRCAGEIAAVSNNSFCAVGVAYGSKVAGIRVLDGPLTDSMEAVAFNKHYQINDVYSCSWGPDDDGRTVDGPHPLGKAALQHGVIAGRRGFGSIFVVASGNGGQYEDNCNYDGYANSIYTVTIGAVNEEGKMPFYAEECASMLAVTFSSGGRTLRSIVTSDWSLQQGTGCTDGHTGTSAAAPLAAGMVALMLQVRPCLTWRDVQHIITYTATQYDVQGDWKINGAGFHHSHQHGFGLLNAWRLVNAAKVWEMVPFLVSYQSPVLKEEALVPAYPEQLNLTWNVTAADLRQSGMQTLEHVSVTLTLVHTRRGSVEIVLLCPSGMTSLIGARRALDTDTSGYSDWTFSTVRCWGEGAEGQYRLQVSDHSKEEPALPLGSLKHWKLTLYGSSLSFEEVKERQSVVEEAMGGQYLDSSFSLPCPAGMDIPPETVSPFTSSSLKSLLLLGCFALFWSLYYTLEVTLANLDFRGLCWWDRGTRGSHRGLEML